In one Streptomyces sp. NBC_01288 genomic region, the following are encoded:
- a CDS encoding alpha/beta fold hydrolase has translation MSIWTELSGIDYRHAYVETGDVTTRALQAGPEDGEHVVFLHGTTGHLEAFVRNIPAHAEAGYRCHAIDMLGHGYTGKPDRPGEIPAYVDHLMAYLDAVGAERAHLVGESLGGWVGSWAASEYPDRVSSLQLLCMGGTKINPAVMERLKTSTRAAAMEPEISYTRDRLALLWAEWDEDLGEELTQVRYEIYHHPEFQENLHNLLALQEVEARERNLLRPDRMARIKSPTLVVWGNKNPLGDVPEAEAIAAAIPGARLEIFTECGHWPQHEKASLYNPLSLAFLAESSSAG, from the coding sequence ATGAGCATCTGGACCGAACTCTCGGGCATCGACTACCGCCACGCGTACGTCGAGACCGGCGATGTCACCACCCGCGCTCTCCAGGCCGGCCCCGAGGACGGCGAGCACGTCGTGTTCCTGCACGGCACGACCGGTCACCTGGAGGCGTTCGTCCGCAACATCCCGGCACACGCCGAGGCCGGTTACCGCTGCCACGCCATCGACATGCTCGGCCACGGCTACACCGGCAAGCCCGACCGTCCCGGTGAAATCCCGGCGTACGTCGACCACTTGATGGCGTACCTCGACGCGGTGGGCGCCGAACGCGCGCACCTGGTCGGCGAGTCGCTGGGCGGCTGGGTCGGATCCTGGGCCGCGAGCGAGTACCCGGACCGGGTCTCCTCCCTCCAACTCCTGTGCATGGGCGGCACGAAGATCAACCCGGCGGTGATGGAGCGACTCAAGACCTCGACGCGCGCCGCGGCCATGGAGCCGGAGATCTCGTACACCCGCGACCGGCTGGCGCTGCTGTGGGCGGAGTGGGACGAGGACCTGGGCGAGGAGCTGACCCAGGTGCGCTACGAGATCTACCACCACCCCGAGTTCCAGGAGAACCTGCACAACCTGCTGGCGCTCCAGGAGGTCGAGGCCCGTGAGCGCAATCTGCTCCGCCCCGACCGCATGGCGCGCATCAAGTCGCCGACGCTGGTGGTGTGGGGCAACAAGAACCCGCTCGGGGACGTCCCGGAGGCCGAGGCGATCGCCGCCGCGATTCCCGGGGCCCGGCTGGAGATCTTCACCGAGTGCGGACACTGGCCGCAACATGAGAAGGCGAGCCTGTACAACCCGCTGAGTCTCGCGTTCCTCGCCGAGTCGTCGTCCGCCGGCTGA
- a CDS encoding IclR family transcriptional regulator: MTVVPIARAAAYSPPPPVTGSAVSASAPPDSMNSVLGKVRPILEAFTVDDESLSLADLVRRTGVAKATVHRLCQELVVWGLLERAGCDYRLGLRLFEIGQRVHRQRILREVAQPYMEDLLLATQETIHFAIHDGLDVVYLEKILPHRGLSEESRVAGRLPLYCTATGKAILAFSPAALFGEVIRNGLKPFTRHTITSPGRLRGQVERIREEGIATEAEEVRLGYMSMAVPVFGRQNTLAGALSITAPTYRVDAAAHASALRTAGLGIGRSLRSAL; the protein is encoded by the coding sequence ATGACCGTCGTCCCGATCGCCCGCGCCGCGGCCTACTCTCCCCCGCCTCCCGTCACAGGTTCAGCCGTGTCCGCGTCCGCGCCCCCCGACTCGATGAACTCCGTCCTCGGCAAGGTGCGGCCCATCCTGGAGGCGTTCACCGTCGACGACGAGTCGCTCTCCCTCGCGGATCTTGTGCGCCGTACCGGAGTCGCGAAGGCCACCGTGCACCGGCTGTGCCAAGAGCTGGTCGTCTGGGGGCTGTTGGAGCGGGCGGGGTGCGACTACCGGCTCGGGCTCAGGCTGTTCGAGATCGGGCAGCGGGTGCACCGGCAGCGGATCCTGCGCGAGGTGGCGCAGCCGTACATGGAGGATCTGCTGCTCGCCACGCAGGAGACGATCCACTTCGCGATCCACGACGGCCTGGATGTCGTCTACTTGGAGAAGATCCTGCCGCACCGGGGCCTGAGCGAGGAGTCCCGGGTGGCGGGCCGGCTCCCGCTCTACTGCACCGCCACCGGCAAGGCGATCCTGGCCTTCTCCCCCGCCGCCCTGTTCGGGGAGGTGATCAGGAACGGGCTGAAACCGTTCACCCGGCACACGATCACCTCTCCCGGGCGGCTGCGCGGCCAGGTGGAGCGCATCCGGGAGGAGGGCATCGCGACCGAGGCGGAAGAGGTCAGACTCGGCTACATGAGCATGGCCGTGCCGGTCTTCGGCCGGCAGAACACCCTCGCCGGCGCCCTCTCGATCACCGCCCCGACCTACCGCGTGGACGCCGCCGCGCACGCCAGCGCGCTGCGCACCGCGGGTCTGGGTATCGGCCGGTCGCTGAGGTCGGCGCTGTGA
- a CDS encoding FAS1-like dehydratase domain-containing protein, producing the protein MNVLDEVLTRARSLVDRWEDEDCGTVTVKDFCRYAAALNDADYIDRARKREATGEPVEAPALFLAATMSWEDGPPERELRPDGLAARESPCTMGLPVRQVHGGQTVRLLRGPVAGSRVTASRAVTSAERKQGRSGAFVLLGLTTRFTSADGTELTAVDETIVVMEALDSPGAP; encoded by the coding sequence GTGAACGTCCTGGACGAGGTGCTGACGCGGGCCCGGAGTCTCGTGGACCGGTGGGAGGACGAGGACTGCGGCACGGTCACCGTCAAGGACTTCTGCCGGTACGCCGCCGCGCTGAACGACGCCGACTACATCGACCGGGCCCGGAAACGGGAGGCGACGGGCGAGCCCGTCGAGGCTCCCGCCCTCTTCCTCGCCGCCACGATGAGCTGGGAAGACGGGCCTCCCGAACGGGAGTTGAGGCCGGACGGGCTGGCCGCCCGGGAGTCGCCGTGCACCATGGGCCTGCCGGTCCGCCAGGTGCACGGCGGCCAGACCGTGCGGCTGCTCCGGGGCCCGGTCGCGGGCAGCCGTGTCACCGCCTCGCGGGCGGTCACCTCCGCCGAGCGCAAGCAGGGCCGCTCCGGTGCCTTCGTGCTGCTCGGCCTCACCACCCGCTTCACCTCGGCGGACGGCACCGAACTGACCGCCGTGGACGAGACGATCGTCGTGATGGAAGCACTCGACTCCCCCGGAGCCCCATGA
- a CDS encoding acyl dehydratase: protein MNPPVAGDICPPQRYTHSTVQLFRFSAVSWNSHRIHYDAGFAASEGFPGAVVQSTLHGETLTRYALAWAGPNSLLETVSWRNRTTAVAGEPLTWTGTVQAVEGARVSLEVAVLKADGTPCVTGTVQIALV, encoded by the coding sequence ATGAACCCGCCCGTCGCCGGTGACATCTGCCCGCCGCAGCGGTACACGCACAGCACGGTCCAACTCTTCCGCTTCAGCGCCGTGTCGTGGAACTCCCATCGCATCCACTACGACGCCGGGTTCGCGGCCTCGGAGGGCTTCCCGGGTGCCGTCGTACAGTCCACCCTGCACGGCGAGACCCTCACCCGGTACGCGTTGGCGTGGGCCGGGCCGAACTCCCTTCTGGAGACGGTGAGTTGGCGCAACCGTACGACCGCCGTGGCAGGTGAGCCCCTCACCTGGACCGGAACCGTCCAGGCGGTGGAGGGCGCCCGGGTGTCCCTGGAGGTCGCCGTCCTCAAGGCCGACGGCACTCCCTGTGTCACGGGAACGGTCCAAATCGCCCTCGTCTGA
- a CDS encoding NAD(P)/FAD-dependent oxidoreductase — MSVPIDAPVQSPVIETDILIIGAGPSGLYGAYYAGFRGLRVTVMDVLPQCGGQISAMYPEKPIFDIAGFPSVRGRDLVDNLVAQAALYDVRYLLGERAVDLAHDREGRPVVRSDAGTVVRAGAVVITGGVGTFTPRALPAGEDFLGRGQVYFVPDPAAHTGHDVVVVGGGDSAFDWAALLAPIARSVTLVHRNARFRAHAASVEKVRALGIEIITDSEVSALHGELGVEKVEVRHRVEKTVRLLPARTVVAALGFIADLGPLQNWGLELRARRIAVDTRMATNLPRVFAAGDITDYPGKVRLISVGFGEAATAVNNAATVIDPEAALFPGHSTEKEN, encoded by the coding sequence ATGAGCGTTCCTATTGATGCGCCGGTCCAGTCACCGGTGATCGAGACCGACATCCTGATCATCGGCGCCGGCCCGTCCGGCCTCTACGGCGCCTACTACGCCGGCTTCCGCGGACTGCGCGTCACCGTCATGGACGTGCTGCCTCAGTGCGGCGGCCAGATCAGCGCGATGTACCCGGAGAAGCCCATCTTCGACATCGCCGGATTCCCGTCGGTACGGGGCCGCGACCTCGTCGACAACCTGGTCGCGCAGGCGGCGCTGTACGACGTCCGCTACCTCCTCGGGGAGCGGGCGGTGGACCTGGCCCACGACCGCGAGGGCCGTCCCGTCGTCCGTTCCGACGCGGGAACCGTCGTACGGGCGGGGGCAGTTGTGATCACGGGCGGGGTGGGGACGTTCACGCCCCGGGCTCTTCCGGCGGGAGAGGACTTTCTCGGGCGCGGGCAGGTGTACTTCGTGCCGGACCCGGCCGCCCACACCGGTCACGACGTGGTCGTCGTCGGCGGCGGGGACAGCGCCTTCGACTGGGCGGCGCTGCTCGCCCCGATCGCCCGGTCCGTCACCCTCGTCCATCGCAACGCACGGTTCCGGGCGCACGCGGCGAGCGTGGAGAAGGTGCGCGCGCTCGGCATCGAGATCATCACCGACTCCGAAGTGAGCGCCCTGCACGGCGAGTTGGGGGTGGAGAAGGTCGAGGTGCGGCACCGGGTCGAGAAGACCGTCCGGCTGCTGCCCGCCCGTACGGTCGTCGCCGCGCTCGGTTTCATCGCCGATCTTGGACCGCTCCAAAACTGGGGGCTCGAACTCCGGGCGCGGCGGATCGCCGTCGACACCCGCATGGCGACCAATCTGCCGCGCGTGTTCGCCGCCGGCGACATCACCGACTACCCGGGCAAGGTGCGGCTGATCTCCGTCGGCTTCGGCGAGGCCGCCACCGCCGTGAACAACGCGGCCACCGTCATCGACCCCGAGGCCGCGCTGTTCCCCGGCCATTCCACCGAGAAGGAGAACTGA
- the fdxA gene encoding ferredoxin, with protein MAYVIGSACVDIMDRSCMEECPVDCIYEGERKLYINPVECIDCGACETACPEQAITVDRLADPEFRADNRRFFEEPLSGRTTPLGTPGGATAVGPVGADTAFVSAL; from the coding sequence ATGGCCTACGTCATCGGATCGGCCTGCGTCGACATCATGGACCGGTCCTGCATGGAGGAGTGCCCGGTCGACTGCATCTACGAGGGCGAGCGCAAGCTCTACATCAACCCCGTGGAGTGCATCGACTGCGGCGCCTGCGAGACGGCCTGCCCCGAGCAGGCGATCACCGTCGACCGGCTCGCCGACCCGGAGTTCCGCGCCGACAACCGCCGCTTCTTCGAGGAGCCCCTGTCCGGTCGCACGACACCGCTCGGCACCCCCGGCGGGGCGACCGCCGTGGGGCCGGTGGGCGCCGACACGGCGTTCGTTAGCGCCCTGTGA
- a CDS encoding metal-dependent hydrolase family protein, translated as MTERTVLAGMTLIDGTGGAARTNATVVIDGTVITEVGDADSVATTPSDTVYDLRGTTLLPGLVDCHVHLRSNAGTRPQDVQLWNMLTSTEEQTLHAAANAREALRSGFTTVRDTAGSLPEVAVKHVMDEHVLDGARVVASGLVGMTAGHGDMFCPATLDEKRMWPPADGADECRKRVREYARMGVDLIKICTSGGTLSVGDKTSWRNYTDAEIDAIVDEAHALDLRVAAHAHTRAGITAALVAGVDTLEHGSDLDEDLVELMLEQGTFLCPTLSISEFMTEHGRQRGLVTEQLDKAELLRERRLMSVRRAYRAGVRIITGSDSSNTMLFGNHARELVLLHEQIGMTPAEVLVASTSAAAEALGLGSRTGTVAPGMWADLLLVDGDPLADLGVLTDRRRLRAVFREGRVFDPNAAGSVPGALAARLRPSEPTRTTPRASAPAAAI; from the coding sequence ATGACGGAGCGAACAGTCCTGGCCGGAATGACGTTGATCGACGGCACCGGAGGTGCCGCACGGACGAACGCGACCGTGGTGATCGACGGCACCGTGATCACCGAGGTGGGAGACGCGGACAGCGTGGCGACGACCCCCTCGGACACGGTGTACGACCTGCGGGGGACGACCCTGCTGCCCGGTCTCGTCGACTGCCATGTGCACCTGCGGTCCAACGCGGGCACCCGCCCGCAGGACGTGCAGCTGTGGAACATGCTGACGTCGACGGAGGAGCAGACCCTGCATGCCGCGGCCAACGCCCGTGAGGCGCTGCGGTCCGGTTTCACCACGGTCCGGGACACGGCCGGTTCGCTGCCCGAGGTGGCGGTCAAGCACGTGATGGACGAGCACGTCCTCGACGGGGCGCGGGTCGTGGCCTCCGGTCTCGTGGGCATGACCGCGGGGCACGGCGACATGTTCTGCCCGGCGACCCTGGACGAGAAGCGGATGTGGCCGCCGGCCGACGGCGCGGACGAGTGCCGCAAGCGGGTCCGGGAGTACGCCCGGATGGGCGTGGACCTGATCAAGATCTGCACGAGCGGCGGCACGCTCTCCGTCGGCGACAAGACCTCGTGGCGCAACTACACGGACGCCGAGATCGACGCGATCGTCGACGAGGCGCACGCCCTGGACCTGCGGGTGGCGGCCCACGCGCACACCCGGGCCGGGATCACGGCCGCGCTGGTCGCCGGGGTGGACACGCTGGAGCACGGCTCCGACCTCGACGAGGACCTCGTCGAGCTGATGCTGGAACAGGGCACGTTCCTCTGCCCGACCCTGTCGATCAGCGAGTTCATGACGGAGCACGGGCGCCAACGCGGCCTGGTGACCGAGCAGTTGGACAAGGCGGAGTTGCTCCGCGAGCGCCGGCTGATGTCCGTACGGCGGGCCTATCGGGCCGGGGTGCGGATCATCACGGGCAGCGACTCGTCGAACACGATGCTTTTCGGGAATCACGCCCGCGAACTGGTGCTGCTGCACGAGCAGATCGGCATGACGCCGGCCGAGGTCCTGGTCGCGTCGACCTCCGCCGCCGCCGAGGCCCTCGGTCTCGGGTCCAGGACGGGGACGGTCGCGCCGGGCATGTGGGCGGATCTGCTGCTGGTGGACGGTGACCCGCTGGCCGATCTGGGCGTGCTCACCGACCGGCGGCGGCTGCGCGCGGTGTTCCGCGAGGGCCGGGTCTTCGACCCGAACGCGGCCGGTTCCGTCCCCGGCGCGCTGGCCGCGCGACTCCGTCCCTCCGAACCGACCCGTACGACGCCCCGGGCCTCGGCGCCGGCCGCCGCGATATAA
- a CDS encoding ABC transporter permease: protein MLRYLSIRVVRSLAVVLCLSAIVFALAHLVPGDPAALIAGENSTPQLRAQITQQLGLDQPVWSQYLTWIGHAVRGDLGSSLLDGQSVGAQVAARLPVSLELAVYAAVIAVLWGIPAGIWSAMHQGRAKDRLVNSAAFMGLAVPPFVVGTVMVLLVSTLAPTWPLFSFVPFSQDPLLNLQVLLLPAIALGIPFGATLCRYMRAAVLDVEGQDFMRTAAAKGAGRRRLMLRHALRNALVPVVTAGGLQLGVLVGGTVIVEQVFALPGLGSLIVNSITQHDFTVIQGAILALGASYVLINLVTDLVYPLIDPRIRTTGARRDG from the coding sequence GTGCTGCGTTATCTGTCGATCCGTGTGGTCCGCTCGCTCGCGGTGGTCCTCTGCCTCAGCGCCATCGTGTTCGCCCTGGCGCATCTGGTCCCCGGTGATCCGGCGGCCCTGATCGCCGGCGAGAACTCGACGCCCCAGCTGCGCGCCCAGATCACCCAGCAGCTGGGTCTCGACCAGCCCGTGTGGTCGCAGTACCTCACGTGGATCGGGCACGCCGTCCGGGGCGACCTGGGCTCGTCCCTGCTGGACGGGCAGAGCGTCGGCGCCCAGGTCGCGGCCCGCCTCCCGGTGAGCCTCGAACTCGCCGTCTACGCGGCGGTGATCGCGGTCCTGTGGGGCATCCCGGCGGGCATCTGGTCGGCGATGCACCAGGGGCGCGCCAAGGACCGGCTGGTCAACAGCGCGGCATTCATGGGGCTCGCCGTCCCGCCGTTCGTGGTCGGCACGGTGATGGTCCTCCTGGTGAGCACGCTCGCACCGACCTGGCCGCTGTTCTCGTTCGTGCCGTTCTCGCAGGACCCACTGCTCAATCTCCAGGTGCTGCTGCTCCCTGCGATCGCCCTGGGCATCCCGTTCGGCGCGACGCTCTGCCGCTACATGCGGGCCGCCGTCCTCGACGTGGAGGGCCAGGACTTCATGCGGACGGCGGCGGCGAAGGGCGCGGGGCGACGGCGGCTGATGCTGCGGCACGCGCTGCGCAACGCGCTGGTACCCGTGGTCACCGCAGGTGGCCTCCAGCTCGGGGTGCTGGTCGGCGGCACCGTGATCGTCGAGCAGGTCTTCGCGCTCCCCGGGCTCGGCTCGCTGATCGTCAACTCCATCACGCAGCACGACTTCACGGTGATCCAGGGCGCGATCCTCGCGCTGGGCGCCTCCTATGTGCTGATCAACCTGGTGACCGACCTGGTCTACCCCCTCATCGACCCCCGCATCCGGACGACTGGAGCTCGCCGTGACGGTTGA
- a CDS encoding ABC transporter permease: protein MTVESTAPAVTVAPARRRLRPRLGWNATLTTGVCVLVAIVLLSLLIGFFGRYSTTDVGDSLLTGPSGSHWLGTDNLGRDLFTRTFGAARQSLMVAFGATTLAALIGVPIGLVAGYNARRLDAVLMAAMDTAMSIPSVLLALVLVSVFSPGMWVLIGGMGLIFVPYFARIVRAPALTVRERDFVSAARIAGVPTPVIIGRHVLPNVLSSALVQYANTAATCVLVEASLSYLGLGIQPPTPSWGRMIFEGQRYMKDDPLLVIVPGITLAIATAAFGLISDGLQEQLNPRGRRRTP, encoded by the coding sequence GTGACGGTTGAATCCACCGCGCCCGCCGTCACCGTGGCACCGGCGCGACGACGACTGCGGCCCCGCCTCGGCTGGAACGCGACGCTGACCACGGGGGTGTGCGTCCTCGTCGCGATCGTGCTGCTGTCCCTGCTCATCGGGTTCTTCGGCCGCTACTCGACGACGGACGTCGGCGACTCGCTGCTCACCGGCCCCTCGGGGAGTCACTGGCTGGGCACCGACAACCTCGGCCGTGACCTGTTCACCCGGACCTTCGGGGCGGCCCGGCAGTCCCTCATGGTGGCCTTCGGGGCGACCACCCTCGCCGCGCTGATCGGCGTCCCGATCGGTCTCGTCGCCGGCTACAACGCCCGGCGCCTGGACGCGGTCCTGATGGCGGCGATGGACACCGCGATGTCGATTCCCTCCGTGCTGCTGGCACTTGTGCTGGTGTCGGTCTTCAGCCCGGGCATGTGGGTCCTCATCGGGGGCATGGGCCTGATCTTCGTGCCGTACTTCGCGCGGATCGTGCGTGCTCCGGCGCTCACCGTGCGCGAGCGGGACTTCGTGTCGGCGGCGCGCATCGCCGGCGTACCCACTCCCGTGATCATCGGCCGCCATGTACTGCCGAACGTGCTGTCCTCCGCGCTCGTCCAGTACGCCAACACCGCGGCGACCTGCGTCCTGGTCGAGGCGTCCCTGAGCTATCTGGGCCTCGGCATCCAGCCGCCGACGCCCAGCTGGGGCCGGATGATCTTCGAGGGTCAGCGCTATATGAAGGACGACCCGCTGCTGGTGATCGTCCCCGGCATCACCCTGGCCATCGCCACGGCGGCCTTCGGCCTCATCTCCGACGGCCTACAGGAACAGCTCAACCCGCGCGGCAGGCGCCGCACGCCCTGA
- a CDS encoding ABC transporter substrate-binding protein: MTNHTLSRRNALALGGSTLAGLMLAACGGTATTATKTSGKPVSGGTLTIGLDGEPTVGFDPQVAQAYFDQQIVAQFYEGLLSLDSKGQIKPGLAKSYQQVDSTTYRFTLRDGITFHDGTKLTTDDVIFSLERLMDPSIKSPYTQQYKIKTVTAPDASTIEIKLSTPQPSLYNFLARPWSGAIMSKKWTTSRTGNQLKQTENGTGPFALKKWSKGISIELSGHKGYWDKPKPYLDTVIYRLIPDETSRVASLRSNSVQLLSFRDLRMVSDVKTTSGVTEANGPIVSSIWLNMNTLSGPLADKRVREAFNLAIDRETLIKTLGSGSATFGYVIPPQDPYGITPTTADPMYKQNQSKAIALLKEAGKSKVTIELLAPSDPAYGPDISAMELMKAQLSKVGITLNLKLVPFASVVPKVLAGEYTDMVMMTSVLNADPSQYLDLWFAKGSPATKVKDQHLWDLMAAAKSEQNNAKRVTLYHQLAQYIADEAYLLVPYAKAVRGEAWSDKLHGYQPDATATRLNLKNAWLSQ; the protein is encoded by the coding sequence ATGACGAACCACACCCTCTCCCGCAGAAACGCGCTGGCCCTCGGCGGCAGCACACTCGCCGGCCTGATGCTGGCGGCCTGCGGCGGTACGGCCACCACGGCCACCAAGACCTCCGGGAAGCCGGTCAGCGGCGGCACCCTCACCATCGGGCTCGACGGGGAGCCCACGGTCGGCTTCGACCCGCAGGTGGCCCAGGCCTACTTCGACCAGCAGATCGTCGCCCAGTTCTACGAGGGCCTGCTGAGCCTGGACAGCAAGGGCCAGATCAAGCCCGGGCTCGCGAAGAGCTACCAGCAGGTGGACTCCACCACCTACCGGTTCACGCTCCGCGACGGGATCACCTTCCACGACGGCACCAAGCTCACCACCGACGACGTGATCTTCAGCCTGGAGCGGCTGATGGACCCCTCGATCAAGTCGCCGTACACCCAGCAGTACAAGATCAAGACGGTGACCGCGCCGGACGCCAGCACCATCGAGATCAAGCTCAGCACCCCGCAGCCGTCGCTGTACAACTTCCTGGCCCGCCCGTGGAGCGGCGCCATCATGAGCAAGAAGTGGACGACGTCCCGCACCGGCAACCAGCTCAAGCAGACGGAGAACGGCACCGGCCCCTTCGCCCTGAAGAAGTGGTCGAAGGGCATCTCCATCGAGCTCTCCGGCCACAAGGGCTACTGGGACAAGCCGAAGCCGTACCTCGACACGGTGATCTACCGGCTCATCCCCGACGAGACCTCGCGCGTCGCCTCGCTGCGCTCCAACTCGGTGCAGCTGCTGTCCTTCCGCGACCTGCGCATGGTGAGCGACGTCAAGACCACCAGCGGTGTCACCGAGGCGAACGGACCCATCGTCTCCAGCATCTGGCTCAACATGAACACCCTCAGCGGACCCCTCGCCGACAAGCGGGTCCGGGAGGCGTTCAACCTCGCCATCGACCGCGAGACCCTGATCAAGACGCTGGGCAGCGGCTCGGCCACCTTCGGCTACGTCATCCCGCCGCAGGACCCGTACGGCATCACGCCCACCACCGCCGACCCGATGTACAAGCAGAACCAGAGCAAGGCCATCGCGCTCCTCAAGGAAGCGGGCAAGAGCAAGGTCACCATCGAACTGCTCGCCCCCAGCGACCCGGCCTACGGCCCCGACATCTCCGCCATGGAGCTGATGAAGGCGCAGCTGTCCAAGGTGGGCATCACGCTCAACCTCAAACTCGTGCCGTTCGCGAGTGTCGTGCCGAAGGTGCTGGCCGGCGAGTACACCGACATGGTGATGATGACCAGCGTGCTCAACGCGGACCCGAGCCAGTACCTGGACCTGTGGTTCGCCAAGGGCAGCCCGGCGACCAAGGTCAAGGACCAGCACCTGTGGGACCTGATGGCCGCCGCGAAGAGCGAGCAGAACAACGCGAAGCGGGTCACGCTCTACCACCAGCTCGCCCAGTACATCGCCGACGAGGCCTACCTCCTGGTGCCGTACGCCAAGGCGGTGCGGGGCGAGGCGTGGAGCGACAAGCTGCACGGCTACCAGCCGGACGCGACGGCGACCCGCCTCAACCTCAAAAACGCCTGGCTGTCCCAGTGA
- a CDS encoding ABC transporter ATP-binding protein translates to MKADTLTPARATEPGGTGPVLDVSGLHIGFGGSDVVSGVDLRVEQGEVVGLIGESGCGKSSVALAAMGLLGSGADVRADRLEACGTDLLGSAPKELENLRGDRVAMVFQEPMTSLNPCMRVGAQVAEVLRIHGKAGRKEAQERAVDLLRLVEIPSPERRARQFPHELSGGMRQRVVIAIAMAGSPRLLLADEPTTALDVTVQAEILRLLRSLQEEHGMGMLLISHDLGVITAMCSRVQVMYAGQAVESGTVEQVLNAPRHPYTRALLAAVPRMREGDGTPLTAIRGQLTDDARRLPGCRFAPRCPLAADACAEPQPLRPVGEGWVSRCWRDIEDAPTAAGGNDE, encoded by the coding sequence GTGAAGGCCGACACCTTGACGCCCGCCCGTGCCACCGAGCCCGGTGGCACGGGGCCGGTCCTCGACGTCTCCGGACTGCACATCGGATTCGGCGGCTCGGACGTCGTCTCCGGCGTGGATCTCCGCGTCGAACAAGGCGAAGTGGTGGGCCTGATCGGCGAGAGCGGCTGCGGCAAGTCCAGCGTCGCCCTCGCCGCCATGGGGCTGCTGGGCTCGGGCGCCGACGTCCGCGCCGACCGGCTGGAGGCGTGCGGCACGGATCTGCTGGGCAGCGCGCCCAAGGAGTTGGAGAACCTGCGCGGCGACCGCGTGGCCATGGTCTTCCAGGAGCCCATGACCTCGCTCAACCCGTGCATGCGGGTCGGCGCGCAGGTCGCCGAGGTGTTGCGCATCCACGGCAAGGCCGGCCGGAAGGAAGCACAGGAGCGGGCCGTGGACCTGCTGCGCCTGGTGGAGATCCCCTCTCCCGAGCGCCGGGCCAGGCAGTTCCCGCACGAGCTGTCCGGCGGCATGCGCCAGCGCGTGGTCATCGCCATCGCGATGGCGGGCAGCCCGCGCCTGCTGCTGGCCGACGAACCGACGACCGCCCTCGACGTCACCGTGCAGGCCGAGATCCTCCGACTGCTGCGCTCGCTCCAGGAGGAGCACGGCATGGGGATGCTGCTCATCTCGCACGACCTCGGTGTCATCACCGCCATGTGCAGCCGCGTGCAGGTGATGTACGCCGGTCAGGCGGTGGAGTCCGGCACGGTCGAGCAGGTGCTGAACGCGCCCCGGCATCCGTACACGCGGGCGCTGCTCGCGGCGGTGCCCCGGATGCGGGAGGGCGACGGCACCCCGCTCACCGCGATCCGCGGCCAACTCACGGACGACGCCCGCCGGTTGCCCGGGTGCCGCTTCGCGCCGCGCTGTCCGCTGGCCGCCGACGCCTGCGCCGAGCCCCAGCCGTTGCGGCCCGTCGGCGAAGGGTGGGTGTCGCGCTGCTGGCGTGACATCGAGGACGCCCCGACCGCAGCCGGAGGAAACGATGAGTGA